The stretch of DNA CGGCCGCGGGCGGTGCGATGCCCCCGCAGAAGCAGGGTGGCGCCGTCCCCCTGACGCGTTCGTTCGTCCGCTGCTCGTGTGCGGGTTCGGTCGCCGGGGCCGTCGTCGGGTGGCTGCCCGGGCTCTCCAGCGCCACCGCAAACGCCGTCCTCGCCTCGGCGATCGACTACGGCGACGACCGCGCCGGGTTCATCCTGGCCACCAGCGCCGCAAACACGGCGAATGCCTTTCTCGGCCTCGCCGCCCTGTACGCCCTGGGGCGGATGCGCAACGGGGTGATGGTCGCCCTCGGCACCCTCGATCTCCCGCCGTTCTCGTTCCTTCTCTTCGCCGCCGTCCTCTCGGCGGCCGTCGCCTTCGGCGTCACCATGCTCTTCTCCGGGACGGCCGGCATCTTTGCCCGCGTCCCCCTCGGGCCGCTGAACGCTGTGGTGATCCTCTTCGTCACCCTCCTCTCGTTCATCCTCTGCGGCCCGTTCGGGCTCTTCATCCTCGCTGCGGCGACCCTGCTCGGCCGCGTCCCGGCGCTCGTCGAGGTCAGGCGCGTCTATTGCATGGGGGCGATCATGGTGCCGGTGATCCTCTCCTCGCTCGGGGTCCCGGTCCTCTAGATCATCCCGAAGATGAAGGCGATATACACCGCATAGGCCGCCATCAGGCCGACCGCCCAGAGCCGCGTCCAGCGGTCGCTGCCCAGGAAGAGGGGGATGACCGCCACGGAGAAGGCGGCGACGATCAGGGTGTCGGTGAGGTTTGCCACCGGCACCGGGCGGATCAGCGCCCCGATCCCCATCACGAAG from Methanofollis liminatans DSM 4140 encodes:
- a CDS encoding tripartite tricarboxylate transporter permease codes for the protein MIVPLIVGTLAGVALGIVSGLVPGVHANTMAGLLLSVAPLLVGTLGTPVLAAALVAALITHTFLDCVPSTFLGVPDADTAVMVLPAHALCLEGRGAEAVRISAFGSASAVVWALPFCLLFLVALPALQPAIDWGIGLLLLAVACYLVVFSESPEWAAGVFLVSGLLGLFTFRYAFLAWNGGDAVLMPLLSGLFGVAVLLSAAGGAMPPQKQGGAVPLTRSFVRCSCAGSVAGAVVGWLPGLSSATANAVLASAIDYGDDRAGFILATSAANTANAFLGLAALYALGRMRNGVMVALGTLDLPPFSFLLFAAVLSAAVAFGVTMLFSGTAGIFARVPLGPLNAVVILFVTLLSFILCGPFGLFILAAATLLGRVPALVEVRRVYCMGAIMVPVILSSLGVPVL